One Fusarium poae strain DAOMC 252244 chromosome 4, whole genome shotgun sequence DNA window includes the following coding sequences:
- a CDS encoding hypothetical protein (BUSCO:51817at5125), which produces MAASTRRLPRVSVLRAPRLTQGLTSRRPFHSYDHPPPPGPFGDAEKSILAASYKHVRELGFSQKALGRGARDAGYLDISASVIPDGAFGLIRYHLTTQREALATRSKEIFADTDQPSVAARVEALTWERLMGNKEILGRWQEALAVMAQPGYVTESLKELAKLSDEIWFLAGDKAVDPSWYTKRATLSMIYSTSELFMTNDRSPGFVETRQFLQRRLGEIKSVGGMVGSFGQWAGYTLSAGVNILRSKGVRV; this is translated from the exons ATGGCCGCTTCGACTCGAAGGCTCCCCAGAGTATCAGTCCTACGCGCCCCAAGGTTGACACAAGGTCTGACCTCTCGCCGACCCTTCCACTCATACGAtcatccaccaccaccaggaCCGTTTGGCGATGCAGAAAAATCCATCCTTGCTGCCTCCTACAAACACGTCCGCGAACTCGGATTCTCTCAGAAAGCCCTCGGTCGTGGAGCGAGAGATGCCGGTTATCTCGATATCAGTGCAAGCGTCATCCCCGACGGTGCCTTTGGCCTGATCCGATACCATCTAACTACCCAGCGAGAAGCTTTGGCAACTCGCAGCAAGGAAATCTTCGCTGACACAGATCAGCCAAGCGTTGCGGCAAGAGTAGAGGCCCTGACATGGGAGCGGCTTATGGGTAACAAGGAGATCCTGGGCCGTTGGCAAGAG GCATTGGCCGTTATGGCACAACCCGGGTACGTTACCGAGTCTCTCAAAGAGCTTGCCAAACTCTCGGACGAAATTTGGTTCCTTGCTGGTGACAAGGCCGTCGATCCCTCATGGTATACCAAGCGTGCCACCCTATCCATGATCTACAGTACAAGCGAGCTATTCATGACAAATGATCGATCCCCCGGTTTCGTTGAGACAAGACAGTTTCTTCAGAGAAGACTAGGCGAAATCAAGTCAGTCGGTGGCATGGTTGGATCTTTCGGTCAATGGGCCGGGTATACGCTCAGCGCTGGCGTCAACATACTAAGGAGCAAGGGCGTAAGGGTCTGA
- a CDS encoding hypothetical protein (BUSCO:4282at5125) encodes MAPTKRSRRDVEQNEEITDVQRARSNYRNGDSRKRARVTLDDEGTIERTPQPEETSGDESEDDEDDRRQRNPPPQTQYEMMRDDGFRHLEHADWDDQQATQKLAQRGNTLGNNMVSESGIIESITCFNFMCHERLHVDLGPLINFIVGENGSGKSAVLTALTLCLGGKASDTNRGGSLKSFVKEGTEQGSLVVKIKNAGSDAYQPDIYGDTIIVERHFSKSGSSGFKIKSANGRIISTKKQEVDEISEWYALQIGNPLTVLSQDNARQFLNAATPAQKYKYFVSGVQLEQLDNDYKMSQDTLDKTLMLRDDLTSKVEQVRKEMEEAKRLSETAQKNKTMREKARHYRNQLVWFQVVEQEQALAEYEKDLVRRAQTIIDKEQYCETTTEELRATEEKLEQRRQAKEQLEQDREFYEENIAKATEAHREATKDESELLMEERDAHQRLKTIKDDIKACKSKIQEEERRLSQSTGNARAEKDNELEQARDKESLLRQQMEEIHNNLPDLQARLSEAEQDSKKLSHSKDIKRKDIVSVEQQVREIKATTGGRFDGYDKEIRDVVNAIENERGWEQKPVGPIGAHIRLSKPEWSGILERTLGEGLNAFVVRSKSDQTRLSNLMRRFRLKKQPPIYIAYGGKIDTSSQEPDPAFDTILRVLQFDDDIVRSQLIIGNQIEKIILIRDREEAQKVMVEGVPPRNVGACLCFHDGQGKRGWGLRLTNRNGSMATSPVQPYTMRSRMQTDAGQQIRIQEDNLKHLGQEMAEISRRERQAQQAVQRCRAELDNQRKDNRKLEGDLRRTQADIERIQMELDAFEGVDGRLNILRAELESRRSDEESLGNQYGEMALSKRDLKAKTEKARLKLEEAKNDQEEFEGKVQKASQKIAAAENMRRVAVAKKNDAFEQVDIERNERRRVEEKRGHKATEVTQFIEQATVAVPERVHIPEDETYDSIEQKYTKLREQLKQREARIGATDDQIFDRSHEAEERYNSVQRQTKDLDDTITSLKRAIHSRLYMWRQFQRQISARIRIQFNYLLSERGFRGKIDLDHRNRKVHVQIEPDETRKSSSGRNTKTLSGGEKSFSSICMLLSVWEAIGSPIRCLDEFDVFMDNVNRAISTNMLVDVARRSVSRQYILITPNAIEGRARLDKDVKIIRLTDPRQRTLDDFQ; translated from the exons ATGGCTCCCACCAAAAGATCGAGGCGCGATGTTGAACAAAACGAAGAAATTACAGATGTACAAAGAGCGCGATCAAATTATAGAAACGGAGATTCT AGAAAACGCGCCAGGGTCACTCTCGATGACGAAGGAACGATAGAACGAACCCCCCAACCCGAGGAAACATCAGGCGACGAGAGcgaggatgacgaggacgacCGTCGACAACGTAACCCACCCCCTCAAACTCAGTATGAAATGATGCGAGATGACGGCTTCAGGCATCTTGAGCATGCCGACTGGGATGACCAACAAGCGACTCAGAAGTTGGCCCAGCGGGGTAACACTCTGGGAAACAATATGGTGTCTGAAAGCGGTATCATTGAAAGCATCACCTGCTTTAACTTCATGTGCCACGAGCGACTGCACGTCGATCTTGGTCcgctcatcaacttcattgTAGGAGAGAATGGAAGCGGGAAGAGTGCCGTCCTTACCGCCCTGACGCTCTGTCTGGGTGGTAAAGCCAGTGATACCAACCGAGGAGGAAGCCTCAAGTCCTTTGTAAAGGAGGGCACTGAACAAGGAAGCCTGGTTGTAAAGATCAAGAACGCTGGCTCAGATGCCTATCAGCCAGATATATACGGTGACACTATAATTGTCGAACGCCATTTCTCCAAATCCGGCAGTAGTGGATTCAAGATCAAGAGCGCCAATGGTCGAATCATATCAACAAAAAAACAGGAGGTTGATGAGATCTCAGAATGGTATGCACTGCAGATTGGCAACCCTTTGACTGTTCTGTCGCAGGACAATGCGCGTCAGTTTCTCAACGCCGCAACGCCTGCCCAAAAATACAAATATTTTGTATCTGGTGTGCAACTGGAGCAATTAGACAACGATTACAAGATGTCACAGGACACACTTGACAAAACGCTCATGCTCAGAGATGACCTGACCTCAAAGGTTGAACAAGTCAGAAAAGAAATGGAAGAAGCCAAACGTCTATCTGAGACAGcacaaaagaacaagacaatgCGCGAGAAAGCACGGCACTACAGAAATCAGCTAGTCTGGTTCCAGGTCGTGGAACAAGAGCAGGCACTCGCCGAATATGAGAAGGACCTCGTGAGACGGGCCCAAACAATCATCGACAAGGAGCAGTATTGCGAAACTACGACAGAAGAGCTCAGGGCGACCGAAGAGAAGCTCGAACAACGCCGTCAAGCGAAGGAACAACTAGAACAAGACAGGGAGTTCTATGAagagaacattgccaaagCGACGGAAGCACATCGGGAAGCAACAAAGGACGAGTCTGAGTTACTCATGGAAGAACGAGACGCCCATCAGCGTCTCAAAACAATTAAAGACGATATCAAGGCCTGCAAGTCCAAGATTCAAGAGGAGGAACGCCGATTGAGTCAGTCGACTGGAAACGCTAGAGCCGAAAAGGACAATGAGCTCGAACAGGCCCGGGATAAGGAATCTTTGCTAAGGCAACAAATGGAAGAGATACACAACAACCTTCCTGACCTCCAAGCTCGGCTCAGCGAAGCTGAACAGGACTCGAAGAAGCTCTCGCACAGCAAAGACATCAAGCGTAAAGACATCGTTTCTGTCGAGCAACAAGTCCGAGAAATCAAGGCAACAACCGGAGGCCGGTTTGATGGCTACGATAAAGAGATTCGTGATGTGGTCAACGCAATCGAGAATGAACGTGGGTGGGAACAAAAACCCGTCGGGCCTATTGGAGCACACATACGATTATCAAAGCCCGAGTGGTCAGGCATTCTGGAGCGGACTCTTGGCGAAGGGCTTAATGCATTTGTCGTCAGGAGTAAGTCGGACCAAACAAGACTATCCAATTTGATGCGCCGATTCCGCCTCAAGAAACAACCACCAATTTATATTGCCTATGGCGGCAAAATCGACACAAGCAGCCAGGAGCCGGATCCAGCCTTCGATACCATTCTTAGGGTTCTTCaatttgatgatgatattgTCAGATCCCAGCTCATTATTGGCAATCAAATCGAGAAGATTATTCTTATTCGTGATCGAGAAGAGGCTCAGAAAGTTATGGTCGAAGGTGTTCCTCCGCGCAACGTAGGGGCTTGTCTCTGTTTCCATGACGGACAGGGTAAGCGAGGATGGGGTCTCAGGCTCACGAATCGTAACGGTTCCATGGCGACAAGTCCCGTCCAGCCATATACCATGCGGTCTCGAATGCAGACAGATGCTGGCCAACAGATTCGTATTCAGGAAGACAATCTCAAACATCTCGGCCAGGAGATGGCCGAGATCAGCCGAAGGGAGCGTCAGGCACAACAAGCAGTTCAACGGTGCAGGGCAGAACTTGACAATCAACGCAAAGATAATAGGAAGCTCGAAGGTGACCTTCGCCGAACACAGGCCGATATCGAGCGTATCCAAATGGAGTTGGATGCGTTCGAAGGGGTCGACGGTAGACTTAATATTCTTAGAGCAGAGCTGGAGTCAAGGCGATCCGATGAGGAATCCCTTGGAAATCAGTATGGCGAAATGGCACTATCGAAACGAGACCTGAAAGCCAAAACTGAGAAGGCTCGCCTGAAGcttgaagaagccaagaatGATCAAGAGGAGTTCGAAGGCAAAGTTCAAAAAGCATCCCAAAAAATTGCCGCTGCTGAGAACATGAGGCGAGTTGCTGTAGCCAAGAAGAACGATGCTTTCGAGCAGGTCGACATTGAGAGGAACGAAAGGCGTCGCgttgaagaaaagagaggaCACAAGGCAACAGAGGTGACGCAGTTCATCGAGCAAGCGACAGTAGCAGTACCAGAGCGCGTGCACATTCCGGAAGACGAGACATACGACAGCATTGAGCAAAAGTACACCAAGCTCAGAGAACAACTCAAACAACGGGAAGCGCGTATTGGAGCTACAGATGACCAAATATTCGACCGTTCTCACGAAGCTGAAGAGCGATACAACAGTGTTCAGAGGCAAACCAAGGACTTGGACGACACTATCACCTCCTTGAAGCGTGCCATCCATAGCCGTCTGTATATGTGGCGCCAGTTCCAACGACAGATCAGCGCACGCATTCGTATCCAATTCAACTATCTTCTCAGCGAGCGAGGTTTTCGAGGTAAAATTGACCTGGACCATAGAAACCGCAAGGTCCACGTCCAAATTGAACCTGACGAGACACGCAAGAGCTCGTCGGGAAGAAACACAAAAACTCTTTCCGGTGGAGAGAAATCATTCTCGTCTATTTGTATGCTACTGTCAGTTTGGGAGGCGATTGGTTCTCCAATTCGGTGTCTCGACGAATTTGATGTGTTCATGGACAATGTCAATCGTGCCATTAGCACAAACATGCTG GTGGATGTTGCTCGTCGATCAGTTTCGCGTCAGTACATTCTGATTACCCCCAATGCAATCGAAGGTCGGGCGAGGTTGGACAAGGACGTCAAGATTATTCG ACTTACGGATCCTCGACAACGAACACTTGATGATTTCCAATAG
- a CDS encoding hypothetical protein (BUSCO:14617at5125): protein MLIVATGLLYLHGITDYSDAVEDEWLIVYILRELSKSHPKLWIRVFDTDGEFLLVEAANVLPRWLNPEVDNNRTWINTGHLLLIPVKDEDGLKSRNLELPEAVEILRSKREALVHSGFVEAEAFYRLEKYPANIGDSIHHSLVTIPRKLAYVLHSLPKSVAPAVEIFYLRDPISLKRVISPTGTPLFPPEDLITTSVRFSKVLFAQLRSQRFDNPPSWVDVLRKAQKEAPPGEADKAMTRLDIGMKLTCGFEMLSAKADKSKNRAVRELAIVLEDLEEDGVDALPSDEEIKSWKDTDRDDSEAWMDIDYQEFERELDGKRGNNASSSKSGFGDANTQSDLRKIVSRFEAFLNDDSAGMDGAELDEMDYDDDESDDDSESEDKEVSFDEEEFAKMMREMMGLPSTDSNNSKPKKTTHKPEPPAVDGEDVEIQKLTTEFEAELNEHGALKLDPSAEKQPRLKDTNQKERETSLSNIEEEGEDGSEEEVDIDYNLAKNLLESFKSQGGMAGPTGNLLGMMGFQLPRDEDEDNGMECDEAGGSSSKGKREAKV, encoded by the coding sequence ATGCTAATTGTTGCGACAGGCCTATTGTATCTCCATGGTATCACCGACTATAGCGATGCCGTAGAGGATGAATGGTTGATTGTATATATCCTTCGGGAACTATCCAAGTCTCATCCCAAACTCTGGATCAGAGTGTTTGACACAGATGGCGAGTTTCTGCTTGTCGAAGCCGCAAATGTACTTCCAAGATGGCTGAACCCAGAAGTCGACAATAACCGAACTTGGATTAATACGGGTCATCTCTTGCTTATTCCAGTGAAAGACGAGGACGGTCTCAAATCTCGCAACCTTGAGCTGCCAGAAGCAGTTGAAATCCTCAGATCAAAACGTGAAGCCCTTGTACACTCAGGGTTTGTTGAAGCCGAGGCCTTCTACCGACTCGAAAAGTATCCGGCGAATATCGGCGACTCTATTCACCATTCGCTCGTCACTATACCAAGGAAACTAGCATATGTTCTACATTCTCTCCCCAAATCAGTTGCACCAGCCGTCGAGATATTCTATCTTCGTGACCCCATTTCTCTGAAACGTGTCATCTCACCAACAGGGACGCCATTGTTTCCGCCCGAAGACCTAATCACGACATCTGTTCGGTTCAGCAAAGTGCTTTTTGCCCAACTGCGATCCCAGAGATTCGATAATCCACCCAGCTGGGTTGATGTGCTCCGTAAGGCGCAAAAGGAGGCGCCCCCCGGCGAGGCAGACAAGGCCATGACGAGATTGGATATTGGAATGAAACTTACATGCGGATTCGAAATGCTATCTGCAAAGGCtgataaaagtaaaaacagAGCCGTACGCGAGCTTGCTATCGTCCTCGAGGACCTTGAAGAGGACGGTGTTGATGCTCTACCTTCGGACGAAGAGATCAAGTCATGGAAGGATACCGACCGAGACGACAGCGAAGCCTGGATGGATATTGACTACCAAGAATTCGAACGGGAACTGGATGGGAAGAGAGGGAATAACGCTTCCAGTTCAAAATCAGGGTTCGGTGACGCCAACACGCAATCTGACCTTCGAAAAATCGTTTCTCGTTTCGAAGCATTTCTCAACGACGACAGTGCTGGAATGGACGGCGCGGAACTTGACGAAATGGActatgacgacgatgaatcCGACGATGATAGTGAGTCTGAAGATAAAGAGGTCAGTTTCGACGAGGAAGAATTCGCCAAAATGATGAGAGAGATGATGGGTCTACCATCTACAGACTCAAACAACAGCAAGCCCAAGAAAACCACACACAAACCTGAACCGCCAGCTGTGGACGGAGAGGACGTGGAAATCCAAAAACTCACCACAGAGTTCGAGGCTGAGCTGAATGAGCACGGTGCTCTGAAGCTCGACCCTTCTGCTGAGAAACAACCTCGTCTAAAGGACACAAAccagaaagaaagagaaactAGCTTGTCAAATATAGAAGAGGAAGGTGAAGATGGCagtgaggaagaagttgatATCGATTACAACCTGGCAAAGAATCTATTGGAGAGCTTCAAGAGCCAGGGTGGTATGGCTGGGCCAACAGGTAATTTGTTAGGCATGATGGGCTTTCAACTACCACgagacgaagatgaagataacGGCATGGAATGTGACGAGGCTGGCGGCAGTTCGTCAAAGGGGAAGAGAGAAGCAAAAGTATAA
- a CDS encoding hypothetical protein (BUSCO:42143at5125) — translation MSDGAGKRKQGPGGNGPAFKKSKGGASGKWQTAHQKAKKTEQMELGRTLEVDDAGIWVTYARGMRGKAIKEFKTVCDEYGESLFGVQAPKEDGESDDDEEGGDIEASIEKELASLAQPKPKTKQTFTAIGTGLDCVFFMKTVKPIEPLQLVTKICQDAKDCPDPMQRKTKYINRLTPVFDTDRATDKGIERVARSVMSPHFELKKEPGDDAPTAEAVSSNEEAAGSASCTYAIRYNIRNHTAFKSSDVIKKIADLVSPKHKVNLNNPDKVVLVEIFQSFCGVSVVDGKESEELKRYNLNELYKVALDEKKKGSKLAAEKEAAVST, via the exons ATGAGCGACGGTGCTGGCAAGCGGAAGCAAGGACCTGGTGGCAATGGCCCAGCCTTCAAGAAGAGCAAG GGAGGCGCGTCTGGCAAGTGGCAGACGGCACACCAAAAAGCCAAGAAAACCGAGCAGATGGAGCTAGGGAGGACCCTAGAGGTTGATGACGCCGGAATTTGGGTAACTTACGCGAGAGGCATGAGGGGGAAAGCCATAAAGGAGTTCAAGACTGTATGCGACGAG TACGGCGAATCGCTGTTTGGGGTACAAGCGCCGAAGGAAGATGGAgagagtgatgatgatgaagaaggtgGTGATATTGAGGCTTCTATCGAGAAGGAACTGGCCAGTCTAGCACAGCCGAAGCCGAAGACAAAGCAAACCTTTACAGCCATTGGAACTGGCCTCGATTGTGTCTTTTTCATGAAGACAGTGAAGCCCATTGAGCCTCTTCAGCTTGTCACCAAGATTTGTCAGGATGCCAAGGACTGTCCAGACCCGATGCAGCGCAAAACCAAGTACATTAACCGCTTGACACCCGTCTTTGACACGGATAGGGCCACCGACAAGGGTATTGAGCGTGTAGCTCGGAGTGTGATGAGCCCACACTTTGAACTCAAGAAAGAGCCAGGAGATGATGCTCCAACAGCGGAGGCAGTTTCTTCAAATGAAGAGGCTGCTGGATCTGCATCCTGCACG TACGCCATTAGGTACAACATCCGGAATCACACCGCCTTCAAATCGAGCGACGTGATAAAGAAGATTGCGGATTTGGTCAGCCCCAAACACAAGGTCAACCTAAACAATCCCGACAAGGTGGTATTGGTTGAGATTTTCCAG TCATTCTGCGGAGTCTCGGTTGTTGATGGTAAAGAGAGTGAGGAGCTGAAGCGTTACAACCTGAACGAGCTGTACAAGGTGGCTttggatgagaagaagaaggggagCAAGCTTGCAGCCGAGAAGGAAGCTGCGGTATCAACATAA
- a CDS encoding hypothetical protein (BUSCO:51843at5125), translating into MSSDSKDQQQATALASVSAGGSTEPPKKIPKGVVLGPDGKPCRNCTSFAAWASQTKSTLKQDTAAKTQRPPTECPPDVEVLGRSTWTLLHSIAAQYPEKPSTGQKSDLLSFVGLFSKLYPCWVCAEDFQRYLKREAPQVSSRDEFGKWLCGAHNDVNRKLGKPEFDCSKWEERWRTGWKDGRCD; encoded by the exons ATGTCGAGTGATTCCAAAGATCAACAGCAGGCTACTGCCCTTGCGTCAGTATCCGCAGGAGGCTCTACTGAGCCACCTAAGAAGATCCCAAAGGGTGTCGTACTAGGCCCTGATGGCAAGCC CTGCCGAAACTGCACTTCTTTCGCTGCATGGGCTTCTCAAACAAAGAGCACACTTAAACAAGATACAGCGGCCAAGACTCAGCGTCCTCCAACCGAGTGCCCTCCTGATGTTGAGGTGCTTGGCCGAAGTACATGGACGCTGCTTCACTCTATCGCAGCACAGTACCCAGAGAAGCCATCGACCGGTCAAAAGTCAGATCTTTTGAGCTTTGTTGGTTTATTCTCTAAACTATATCCATGCTGGGTATGTGCCGAGGACTTCCAGCGCTACCTCAAGCGTGAAGCGCCACAGGTCAGTAGCCGGGATGAATTTGGCAAGTGGCTGTGCGGTGCTCACAACGACGTTAACCGTAAGCTGGGCAAACCTGAGTTTGACTGTTCTAAGTGGGAGGAACGGTGGCGGACAGGTTGGAAGGATGGCCGATGTGACTAA
- a CDS encoding hypothetical protein (BUSCO:55146at5125) → MQNSSASGANNQEQHLRAQLELLKSHDATGSSSPTSPAPRDTRHQPLQPAPVRPSNGFDHLSNPQDQPRAIAAKGEVEAHIHPDLRARANNAPTANMMPIVPPSGHSPGASAGPSTAPIASIPPPHIPPEDLRGKTKRELSQSKRAAQNRAAQRAFRQRKEGYIKKLEQQVREYMDMEQSFKALQTDNHALREYIVHLQSRLFDVTGEYPPPPHNVDLAQPAQQPSAPATAPASAPTPAPAPIASAPSEPAPSNSAAGTPLEAVAQAVAGLAAQEQIERQQYPTAHE, encoded by the exons ATGCAGAACTCCTCAGCAAGCGGCGCCAATAATCAAG AGCAGCATTTGCGCGCACAGCTCGAGCTCCTCAAGAGCCACGACGCGACAGGCTCGTCCTCGCCGACTTCTCCTGCTCCCCGTGATACCCGGCATCAACCCCTTCAACCGGCTCCTGTGCGGCCGTCGAATGGCTTCGATCACTTGTCCAACCCCCAAGATCAACCCCGAGCTATAGCCGCCAAAGGCGAGGTTGAAGCTCATATACACCCTGACCTTCGCGCCCGAGCCAACAACGCACCCACCGCAAACATGATGCCAATCGTTCCTCCATCCGGACATAGCCCAGGCGCCTCTGCTGGCCCATCTACGGCTCCAATTGCCTCCATACCCCCGCCTCACATACCGCCGGAAGACCTTCGCGGCAAGACCAAGCGTGAACTATCTCAGTCAAAACGTGCAGCGCAAAATAGGGCTGCTCAG AGAGCATTCAGACAGCGCAAAGAGGGCTATATCAAGAAACTCGAGCAGCAGGTACGCGAATACATGGACATGGAGCAATCCTTTAAAGCGCTCCAAACAGATAACCATGCGCTGAGAGAGTATATTGTTCACCTGCAATCGCGGTTGTTCGATGTGACAGGCGAATACCCACCTCCGCCTCACAACGTTGATCTTGCTCAGCCTGCACAACAACCGTCAGCACCAGCTACTGCCCCCGCTTCGGCTCCAACCCCAGCACCTGCTCCGATTGCTTCTGCTCCTTCTGAACCAGCGCCTAGTAATTCCGCAGCCGGAACACCTTTGGAAGCTGTTGCGCAGGCTGTTGCAGGTCTCGCGGCTCAGGAACAAATCGAGCGTCAACAATACCCCACGGCGCACGAATGA
- a CDS encoding hypothetical protein (BUSCO:53697at5125), which produces MRPLQPSVRLPSLVRFTSSMAQPRFSAGTDTASVTPALNALLTSEGGRWTLAKDGTALERQFKFKTFAKTWDFMTGVSLQCKFKNHHPEWSNVYNTTFIRWTTHNPAGLSDKDITMATQCDALAAQLGELPPGPETLSMAEVGDQSCAIRGLADQAAGAAGDCCMPKSK; this is translated from the exons ATGCGCCCTTTACAGCCCTCAGTTCGTCTTCCATCACTGGTGCGCTTCACGTCATCAATGGCTCAGCCACGATTTTCTGCTGGTACTGACACCGCGAGCGTAACACCCGCACTGAATGCACTGCTCACATCTGAGGGTGGGCGATGGACATTGGCCAAGGACGGTACTGCCTTAGAGAGGCAATTCAAGTTCAAGACTTTTGCAAAGACATGG GATTTTATGACAGGAGTTTCCCTCCAATGCAAATTCAAGAATCACCACCCTGAATGGTCCAAC GTTTACAACACCACTTTCATCCGCTGGACGACGCATAACCCAGCTGGTCTCTCGGACAAAGACATTACCATGGCTACGCAATGCGATGCTCTTGCAGCTCAACTAGGCGAGCTACCTCCGGGGCCGGAAACTTTATCCATGGCCGAGGTAGGGGACCAAAGCTGTGCGATTCGCGGCTTGGCGGACCAAGCTGCTGGAGCAGCGGGAGACTGCTGTATGCCCAAGAGCAAATGA
- a CDS encoding hypothetical protein (BUSCO:35536at5125), whose product MDALNATSFASFNQTKDYFVVLEEVSKYNVQLNMVEKLWAAWYLWMQNDTLATGIMSFVLHEFVYFGRCIPFMLMDYIPYFQQFRIQKQKVPTLKEQWDCAAIVLISHFTAELPQIWFFHPIATYFGMDYGVPFPPVWKMALQIAICFVMEDAWHYWFHRALHYGPLYKAIHKMHHTYSAPFGLAAEYASPIETALLGIGVVGCPIVLLAITGELHLFTMYTWIVLRLFQAIDSHSGYDFPWSLRHILPVWAGAHHHDLHHEKFIGNYASSFTWWDYCLDTEAGAEAHKRRREKKLAAIKAQKQQ is encoded by the exons ATGGATGCGCT AAACGCGACCTCTTTCGCGTCCTTCAACCAAACTAAGGACTACTTTGTAGTCCTTGAGGAGGTTTCCAAGTACAATGTCCAACTCAACATGGTCGAGAAACTCTGGGCC GCTTGGTACCTTTGGATGCAGAACGACACCCTTGCCACCGGTATCATGAGTTTTGTCCTCCACGAGTTTGTCTACTTCGGCCGCTGCATCCCCTTCATGTTGATGGACTACATCCCCTACTTCCAGCAATTCCGAATCCAGAAGCAAAAAGTTCCCACCCTCAAGGAGCAATGGGACTGCGCCGCCATTGTTCTCATCAGCCACTTCACCGCCGAACTCCCTCAAATCTGGTTTTTCCATCCCATCGCTACCTACTTCGGCATGGACTATGGTGTACCTTTCCCTCCTGTGTGGAAGATGGCGCTTCAAATCGCCATCTGCTTCGTGATGGAGGATGCTTGGCACTACTGGTTTCACCGCGCTCTACACTACGGTCCCCTCTACAAGGCCATCCACAAGATGCACCACACCTACTCCGCTCCTTTCGGTCTGGCTGCTGAGTATGCTTCACCCATCGAAACTGCTCTCCTCGGAATTGGTGTCGTTGGATGTCCTATTGTCCTCCTTGCTATTACTGGCGAACTCCACCTCTTCACTATGTACACCTGGATCGTCCTTCGTCTTTTCCAGGCTATCGACTCCCACAGCGGCTACGACTTCCCCTGGAGTCTGCGCCACATCCTCCCCGTCTGGGCCGGTGCCCATCACCACGATCTTCACCACGAGAAGTTCATCGGCAACTACGCCTCCAGCTTCACCTGGTGGGACTACTGCCTGGACACCGAGGCCGGTGCTGAGGCTCACAAGCGCCGCCGCGAGAAGAAGCTCGCTGCCATCAAGGCCCAGAAGCAGCAATAG